In a single window of the Neospora caninum Liverpool complete genome, chromosome VIIa genome:
- a CDS encoding putative bifunctional SAT/APS kinase 2, related: MADNTSSSTPTLLSSSGCSAVSGTYKGMSPDPAEKTTGPTLGYGATCHFTAPAASLDLPTDWTLNERQLCEVELIVSGAMAPLNGFMDERSYRSVCTEMRLPTGEIFPIPIVLAIPKSASKPNVHWLQQHSECDKDSSDCPAAQGAVIKLRNNVGTVIAELKVASVFEPNLQWEQELVLGTTDTNHPYVEYMNTNYKDCVYVGGDLVPKAPIEHFDYERYRLSPAHAKAEIKKRNWEAVVGFQTRNPMHRSHYELTKFALAKVQAELSKQPHLLLTPAVGPTQPGDVPYPVRVRCYEKILKYYGEDEVMMALIPIPMRMAGPRECVWHALIRKNFGCTHFIVGRDHAGPSTLTKDGKKFYDPYEAHRLLATVAADLGIVPVFGHEMVYLGEGKGYCSANAVTEEEKGFMKTISGTQLRRLLEERKNIPTWFSFPEVVDELRKFYKPNYQRGLCIYFTGLPCSGKSTLAQALEAVLSEREEETRRITLLDADVVRQHLSRGLGFSREDRSTNVRRIGYIASEIAKHGGICLVANIAPYAVDRDFNRNLITSTGGQYIEVYVSTPLSVCEQRDVKELYKKARQGIIKQFTGISDPYEPPRNAEVVIDSSSNLKEKIGMIVKFLTEKEFVLPRGMPA, translated from the exons ATGGCAGACAATACCTCTTCGTCGACTCCGACGTTGCTGTCATCGTCGGGCTGCTCTGCTGTTAGCGGCACCTACAAAGGCATGAGCCCAGATCCCGCCGAGAAAACAACCGGTCCTACTCTCGGTTACGGGGCTACCTGCCATTTTACGGCTccagctgcctcgctcgATCTGCCGACTGACTGGACCTTAAATGAACGACAGCTTTGCGAGGTCGAGTTGATAGTGAGCGGCGCAATGGCGCCGCTCAATGGTTTTATGGACGAACGATCTTATCGTAG CGTCTGCACGGAAATGAGGCTTCCAACAGGAGAAATTTTCCCCATTCCGATTGTTCTTGCCATTCCAAAGAGCGCCAGCAAGCCCAACGTGCACTGGTTGCAGCAGCACTCGGAATGTGACAAAGATTCGTCCGACTGCCCTGCAGCCCAAGGCGCCGTGATCAAATTGCGAAACAAT GTCGGGACGGTGATTGCGGAGCTGAAAGTTGCTTCTGTTTTTGAACCTAATCTGCAGTGGGAACAAGAGCTGGTGTTGGGCACGACGGACACGAATCACCCTTACGTAGAATATATGAACACCAACTACAAAGACTGTGTGTACGTTGGTGGTGACCTTGTTCCAAAAGCGCCTATCGAGCATTTTGACTACGAACGATATAGGCTTTCTCCTGCCCACGCCAAGGCAGAGATCAAGAAAAGAAACTGGGAAGCCGTAGTAGGATTTCAAACAAGGAATCCCATGCACCGGTCTCATTACGAGTTAACCAAGTTTGCACTGGCGAAAGTTCAGGCAGAACTATCGAAACAACCCCACCTTCTGCTCACGCCAGCCGTTGGGCCTACGCAACCAGGAGACGTCCCGTATCCTGTGAGGGTGCGTTGTTACGAAAAAATTCTAAAATATTATGGAGAGGATGAGGTGATGATGGCGCTGATCCCCATTCCCATGAGGATGGCTGGGCCACGAGAGTGTGTATGGCATGCTCTCATCCGGAAGAATTTTGGATGCACGCACTTCATCGTAGGCCGTGACCATGCTGGCCCGAGCACGCTCACAAAAGATGG AAAAAAATTCTACGACCCGTACGAGGCGCACAGACTACTGGCAACCGTTGCGGCAGATTTGGGAATTGTTCCGGTTTTTG GCCACGAGATGGTTTACCTtggggaagggaaaggctACTGTTCGGCTAATGCAGtcacggaagaggaaaaaggttTCATGAAGACCATATCGGGAACACAATTGCGGCGGTTGTtagaggagaggaaaaacatcCCCACCtggttttctttccccgAAGTGGTGGATGAACTCAGAAAATTTTACAAGCCAAACTACCAACGAGGGCTCTGCATCTATTTCACGGGACTTCCCTGCTCAG GAAAGAGCACCTTGGCGCAGGCTCTGGAAGCCGTGCtctcggagagagaagaagagacaagacgtATAACTCTTTTGGACGCGGACGTCGTCCGCCAGCATCTCTCCAGAGGATTAGGCTTCTCAAGGGAAGACAGGAG TACAAACGTGCGGCGAATAGGCTACATTGCCTCCGAAATCGCGAAACATGGAGGAATATGTCTGGTGGCGAACATTGCGCCTTACGCTGTAGACCGGGATTTCAATCGGAATCTAATCACATCAACAGGTGGCCAGTACATAGAGGTCTACGTCAGCACTCCTTTGAGTGTCTGCGAGCAAAGAGATGTAAAAGAATTGTACAAGAAGGCACGGCAAGGAATTATTAAACAGTTTACGGGAATATCCGACCCGTATGAACCTCCGAGGAATGCAGAAGTTGTGATTGATTCTAGCTCAAACCTGAAGGAGAAAATAGGCATGATAGTGAAGTTTCTCACCGAGAAAGAATTTGTTCTTCCTAGGGGTATGCCAGCATGA